A stretch of the Lolium perenne isolate Kyuss_39 chromosome 3, Kyuss_2.0, whole genome shotgun sequence genome encodes the following:
- the LOC127344498 gene encoding scarecrow-like protein 9, with product MVMDAALHLHDWRAPLPLPGGSKNLPIYPQIPPAAATGGGFTEEELDSLLFLPSDASGYLMNASPAPLTHSTSAHSASPPRDAASVSSSAPPAAGHAAHPDDAEAVSDIDIVLGYIDRMLMAEDIDEKFEHYPAHAALREAERPFLEILADNPPSSGGSTLDSPDSGTNSCTSLSSCTCAAPPAALTPPALEFSTAEFLQPAQPLYPDLSLSPDSCVVDAAGAWPYDPTEFYQLQTNPVSEPGTLLSQSSSFASSNGSSSLALSDGFDSFLSTGPDAALTDFVLQSQQASQFSRGFEEGSRFLPQESKLVLDVDSLPSAASLQHAGVKKEKKFLEVKTEKPDAHRGKKHFHVDDLDAEEGRCSKHSSPVMDADHLIREMMDKVLLCNGETCSKGVKELREALQHDVANHSGGANGKGSGGHGKGRGKKQPKKEVVDLETLLVHCAQSVASDDRRSATELLRQIRQHSCADGDGDQRVAHCFANGLEARLAGTGSQIYKLYTISRFACTDVLKAYQLYLAACPFKKISHYFANQTILNAVEKAKKVHIVDYGVYYGFQWPCLIQRLANRPGGPPELRITGIDTPQPGFRPAGRIDETGKYLTDYARTFKIPFKYHGIASQFEAVQIEDLNIEKDEVLIVNCMFKFKTLMDESVVADSPRNMVLNTIRKMNPQVFIHGITNGSYNAPFFVSRFREALFNYSAMFDMLEANIPRDNEQRLLIESALFNREAINVISCEGLERMERPETYKQWQSRNQRAGLKQLPLDQSIMKRAREKVKCYNKNFIIDEDNRWLLQGWKGRILFALSTWKPNHRSS from the coding sequence ATGGTCATGGACGCCGCGCTGCATCTGCACGACTGGCGCGCGCCGCTACCGCTGCCCGGCGGATCCAAGAACCTGCCAATCTACCCCCAAATCCCCCCAgccgccgccaccggcggcgggttcaccgaggaggagctcgactcgCTGCTATTCCTTCCCTCCGACGCTAGCGGCTACCTGATGAATGCCTCCCCCGCGCCCCTGACCCACTCCACGTCCGCCCACAGCGCCTCGCCTCCGAGGGATGCCGCCTCGGTTTCATCTTCAGCGCCGCCGGCGGCGGGACACGCCGCCCACCCGGACGACGCGGAGGCCGTCTCCGACATCGACATCGTCCTCGGCTACATCGACCGCATGCTCATGGCCGAGGACATCGACGAGAAGTTCGAGCACTACCCGGCGCACGCCGCGCTGCGCGAAGCCGAGCGGCCCTTCCTCGAGATCCTCGCCGACAATCCGCCCAGCTCGGGCGGCAGCACCCTCGACAGCCCCGACTCGGGCACCAACTCCTGCACCAGCCTCAGCTCCTGCACATGCGCAGCGCCGCCCGCGGCGCTGACACCGCCGGCCCTCGAGTTCTCCACGGCCGAGTTCCTGCAGCCGGCGCAGCCGTTGTACCCGGATCTGAGTCTGAGCCCCGACAGCTGCGTGGTCGACGCTGCCGGCGCCTGGCCGTACGACCCGACGGAGTTCTACCAGCTGCAGACCAACCCTGTGTCTGAGCCTGGCACGTTGCTCTCGCAGTCGTCCTCCTTCGCCTCTTCCAACGGCAGCAGCAGCCTTGCACTTTCAGACGGCTTCGACTCCTTTCTAAGCACGGGTCCTGATGCTGCCTTGACCGATTTCGTTCTGCAGAGCCAACAGGCTTCCCAGTTCAGCCGCGGGTTCGAGGAGGGAAGCAGGTTTCTGCCCCAGGAGAGCAAGCTCGTGCTTGACGTCGACAGCTTACCCTCTGCCGCAAGCCTGCAGCATGCCGGGGTTAAGAAGGAGAAGAAGTTCCTGGAGGTCAAGACAGAGAAGCCCGATGCTCACCGAGGGAAGAAGCATTTCCATGTCGACGACTTGGATGCAGAGGAAGGGAGGTGCAGCAAGCATTCGTCGCCCGTCATGGACgcggatcacctcatccgcgagaTGATGGACAAGGTCCTGCTGTGCAACGGCGAGACGTGCTCCAAGGGTGTCAAGGAGCTGCGCGAGGCCCTGCAGCACGACGTGGCGAACCATTCAGGCGGTGCCAATGGCAAAGGGTCCGGTGGTCATGGCAAGGGCCGCGGCAAGAAGCAGCCCAAGAAGGAGGTGGTTGACCTGGAGACACTCCTTGTGCACTGCGCTCAGTCCGTGGCCTCTGACGACCGGCGGAGCGCGACCGAGCTGCTGAGGCAGATCAGGCAGCATTCGTGTGCCGACGGTGATGGTGACCAGCGTGTGGCGCACTGCTTTGCCAATGGCCTCGAGGCGAGGCTTGCTGGCACCGGAAGTCAGATTTACAAGCTATATACCATATCGCGCTTCGCGTGCACCGATGTGCTCAAGGCCTACCAGCTGTACCTGGCGGCTTGCCCGTTCAAGAAGATCTCCCATTACTTTGCCAATCAGACCATTCTGAATGCTGTGGAGAAGGCCAAGAAAGTTCACATTGTCGACTACGGCGTGTACTACGGCTTCCAGTGGCCGTGTCTCATTCAGAGGCTAGCTAACAGGCCTGGAGGGCCACCGGAGCTTCGGATCACTGGAATTGACACGCCTCAGCCTGGGTTTCGACCTGCAGGGCGTATAGACGAGACCGGGAAGTATCTTACTGATTACGCTCGGACCTTCAAGATTCCTTTCAAGTACCATGGCATCGCATCTCAGTTTGAGGCTgttcagatagaggatctcaacaTCGAGAAGGATGAGGTTCTGATTGTCAACTGCATGTTCAAGTTCAAGACTTTGATGGATGAGAGCGTGGTGGCCGACAGTCCAAGGAACATGGTGTTGAACACAATTAGGAAGATGAATCCGCAAGTGTTCATTCATGGGATCACCAATGGATCTTACAATGCACCGTTCTTCGTCTCACGTTTCCGGGAGGCATTGTTCAATTATTCTGCTATGTTTGACATGCTGGAGGCCAACATTCCAAGGGATAATGAGCAGAGGCTGCTCATCGAGTCGGCTCTGTTTAATCGGGAGGCGATCAATGTAATCTCTTGCGAGGGACTGGAGAGGATGGAGAGGCCAGAGACGTACAAGCAATGGCAGTCGCGGAATCAGAGAGCAGGATTGAAGCAGCTCCCGCTGGATCAGAGTATCATGAAGCGCGCGAGGGAGAAGGTGAAGTGCTACAACAAGAATTTCATCATCGATGAGGACAACAGGTGGTTACTACAAGGATGGAAGGGGCGCATCCTGTTCGCGCTGTCAACATGGAAGCCGAATCACCGATCTTCCTAG
- the LOC127344497 gene encoding laccase-4 — protein sequence MAMAISSLLRPWPLAMATLMVLIIQAQGITRHYDFNVQMANVTRLCGTKSIVTVNGQFPGPELIAREGDRVHVRVTNHVAHNMSIHWHGIRQLQTGWADGPAYVTQCPIQTGQTYVYKFTVTGQRGTLWWHAHISWFRATVYGAIVILPKLGVPYPFPAPHEEVPVIFGEWWAADTEDIMSKALKVGGAPNISDAYTINGLPGPLYNCSAKDTFKLKVTPGKTYLLRLINAALNDELFFSVANHTLTVVEVDAVYVKPFTVKTLVISPGMTTNVLLTTKPVYPNANFYMAAAPYSVIRPGTYDNTTVAGILEYHKPGSPSTPSLDKTLPLFKPTLPFFNDTKFVTSFTTKLLSLASKQYPAAVQQSVDRRFFFTIGLGTLPCPKNMTCQGPNGTQFAAAVNNVSLVLPSMALLQSHFTGLSRGVYASNFPAMPLSPFNYTGTPPNNTHVATGTRLLSLPYNTSVELVMQDTSVLGIESHPLHLHGYNFFVVGQGFGNYDPTNDPAKFNLVDPVERNTVGVPAGGWVAIRFLADNPGVWFMHCHLEVHTTWGLRMAWAVQDGTKPNEKLLPPPSDMPKC from the exons ATGGCCATGGCTATCTCCTCCCTTCTTCGTCCTTGGCCTCTTGCCATGGCGACCCTGATGGTGCTCATCATCCAAGCTCAAGGCATCACCAGACACTACGATTTCAAC GTGCAAATGGCGAACGTGACGAGGCTGTGCGGCACCAAGAGCATCGTGACGGTGAACGGGCAGTTCCCAGGGCCGGAGCTCATCGCGAGGGAGGGCGACCGCGTCCACGTCCGCGTCACCAACCACGTCGCGCACAACATGTCCATTCACTG GCACGGCATCCGGCAGCTGCAGACGGGCTGGGCGGACGGGCCAGCGTACGTCACGCAGTGCCCTATCCAGACGGGCCAGACCTACGTCTACAAGTTCACCGTCACCGGGCAGCGCGGCACGCTGTGGTGGCACGCGCACATCTCCTGGTTCCGCGCCACCGTCTACGGCGCCATCGTCATCCTCCCCAAGCTCGGCGTGCCCTACCCGTTCCCCGCGCCGCACGAGGAGGTGCCCGTCATCTTCGGCGAGTGGTGGGCGGCGGACACGGAGGACATCATGAGCAAGGCGCTCAAGGTCGGCGGAGCGCCCAATATCTCCGACGCTTACACCATTAACGGGCTTCCCGGCCCGCTCTACAACTGCTCAGCCAAAG ATACGTTCAAACTGAAGGTCACGCCAGGGAAGACGTACCTGCTGCGCCTCATCAACGCCGCGCTCAACGACGAGCTCTTCTTCTCCGTCGCCAACCACACCCTCACcgtcgtcgaggtcgacgccgtcTACGTCAAGCCGTTCACTGTCAAGACCCTGGTCATCTCCCCGGGCATGACCACCAACGTCCTCCTCACCACCAAGCCGGTGTACCCCAACGCCAACTTCTACATGGCCGCCGCGCCCTACTCCGTCATCCGCCCGGGCACCTACGACAACACCaccgtcgccggcatcctcgagtaCCACAAACCAGGCTCACCTTCTACGCCAAGCTTGGACAAAACCTTGCCGCTCTTCAAGCCGACCCTGCCGTTCTTCAACGACACCAAATTCGTCACCAGCTTCACGACCAAGCTCCTCAGCCTCGCCAGCAAGCAGTACCCGGCGGCGGTGCAGCAGTCGGTGGACAGGCGGTTCTTCTTCACGATCGGGCTGGGCACGCTCCCGTGCCCCAAGAACATGACCTGCCAGGGGCCCAACGGCACGCAGTTCGCGGCCGCCGTGAACAACGTCTCCCTCGTGCTCCCGTCCATGGCGCTCCTGCAGTCGCACTTCACCGGCCTGTCCAGGGGCGTCTACGCGTCCAACTTTCCGGCCATGCCGCTGTCGCCGTTCAACTACACCGGGACGCCGCCGAACAACACGCACGTGGCCACGGGGACCAGGCTGCTCTCGCTGCCCTATAACACCTCGGTGGAGTTGGTGATGCAGGATACCAGCGTTCTCGGGATCGAGAGCCACCCCCTGCACCTTCACGGCTACAACTTCTTCGTGGTCGGGCAAGGGTTCGGCAACTATGACCCCACGAACGACCCGGCCAAGTTCAACCTCGTCGACCCGGTCGAGCGGAACACCGTCGGCGTGCCGGCCGGCGGGTGGGTGGCCATTCGCTTCCTTGCAGACAACCCAG GTGTGTGGTTCATGCATTGCCATTTGGAGGTGCACACAACGTGGGGGCTGAGAATGGCATGGGCCGTGCAGGACGGGACCAAGCCGAACGAGAAGCTGCTTCCCCCGCCGTCCGATATGCCCAAGTGCTAG